CTAGCATCTGCCCGTCCACTCTGGCTGAGAAAGAGCAGCTGCTCTCAAGTGCAGACGCTGAGAGAGTAGCTGTGTTGATCCATCGTTTGCTTTTACACCATAGCTccattttccaaaaatatatatgtatgtacatatatatatttcagatttaCAGGGAATATTTTTGTGAACAAGAAAGTACTATCCATAGAAGCCCGCAGGGTCTTCCTTCTCAGGAGACCTCAATGATTTCCATGCTGCCTGAAAAGCTAGACTGGCTGCCCACTTTGCCCAGTTCTTCCCGTGACCTGTTCTCCGACATGATGCTCTCACCGAATTCCATCTGGCAGCTTCTGCGCTTCAGCTGCTTTTCGAATGGGCTCTCCTCATGCCAGCTCCGCCGGGAATCGGCCCTGTCGCTGGGCTTCTGCCGCCGGCGCACGGAGTAGAGCGGGTCGCCGCAGGTGGGCAGCTGGCTGCAGCTGTAGGCCGAGTAGCCGCCGCTGCCCCCATAGACGGCTGAGGCCGAGCAGAAGCGAGGCGGCTCCGGGCCGAAATACCAGCTGCCAgtcagggaagaggcagaagtgTGGGGAGCCAAGATGTCCGAGTGCCAGCCCTTGAGGCCCAGGCCGGCGGCGGACTTGGCGAGGTGCTGCTGGCTGGCGGACAGGCCAAAGAGGAAGCTGGCGGGGCGGTTGTCCTCCACGCTCCCGCTCCGCTGCAGCGGGGAGAAGAGGGGCCGCGGGGCGGTGCCCCCAGCGCTGGTTCTTCCCGTGTGCagccgcttccccgggccctcggggggcctggctggctgaggCTTCTCGGGGAGGCTGGCTTCCTCCTTGTCCGGGCTGCTCTCGGGGGTCTGCTCTGACACTTCCTCCACCGGAGAGAACTGGCAGAGCTTGGCGGCCCCCTCCAGACTCGCAGAAGGCTTGTAGTATTCCAAAGCCTCTTCTGAGGACGGGAAACCGTGCAAGGACGCCGCCACGCTGGCCGAGTACGAAAGGGATTTGATGTCCAGAGAGAAGGAGCGCTTGAGCTTACTGCTGTCCTCTCGCTTGCCAGAGGGCAGGTGGAGGCCACTGAGTGCCTGCACCAGGGGGCCGTCCTCCAGCAGCGATGGCTGCGGGCTAGGCGCGCCGGTGGGATGTGCAGGCCACTGACCCGCCGCCTCAGAGGGAGCGCAGTTGGCACAGGGTGGGCTGAGGCCCGGCTCATGCTTCTGTGCACCTTCGGAGACTGCAGGGATGGCTTCATGGGGCTTCTCCAGGTGCAGCAGCTTGAGTTTGCTCTTCGGCCCTGATGCACCGGTCTGGTTCTTGATCTTCTTCTCATAGTCTAGGAGCTGGCCCAGAAAATTGAAGTTTGGAGATATAGtaggtcttttttctttcacaaatctGTGAAGAGAGCAAAGGCACAAAAATCGTAAATTTTGCAGCTgcactttatctttaaaatagctAGAAGATAGACTATTAAGTAAAAGGGAATTATTAGAGCCTCCAAGATACCTATGGGAAGATGACTGGTATGAAAGTTCAGGGAGACATACATATCCCTGGAGCATGCTAGAAAGACAGGGGCCAGGCCCCCAAAGCTCTAGTTTCAGccttcttcttttcaaggacccACAGTTTCCAATGCAACCGACAAGCGAAGTTTCTGTGCTAAccacccccgccccaaccccAGTGCTGGTGCCGCCGGCAGAAGTACAGAGTGACAGCCACTCTCCAGCTTTCCCTGTATCGTGCCTTCTCAAAGTCCCCACGGTCACTTCCTCAGGACCTTGCATGTTTTAATTAATGACAAGAAAAGCGGTTATCAGGTGACCAGAGCACACACTCGAGTTCCTTCTGTCTTCAGCATGACAGAATCATCAGCTCTCGGGTGACTCTGTGTGCTAAGCACTGGGCTACTGCATTAGACAGAGTATTATCTCATTCAGTCCCCAAAACTACCCATGTCAGGGGGGTATGTTATCCCATCAAATAGGGACACAAAGTCCTTAAGTGACTTGCCTAGAATCACACAGCTGGGATTCAAAACCAGGCCTAATGTCTGGGTCCATTTTTATAACCACTGTGTTAAAAAGAATCATCAAGGGGTAAAAACTAGTAATAAATAGCTTTTATGTTTAATTGTGGAAACAGACTCTTAGACAAATTCATTGGCTACTGACCTTCACAGACACCCTGCCAAAGATGCAGGAGTGAAACCACACTGAGGATTTGTATTTGAATACAGATAGAGGAAAATCACAAGCTCCTTGTAAATCAAGTAACCTAAAGCAAATTGAGGTCAGAAAGAACTGGCCCCACCGTAACAAATATAAACGTAGGGTCCTCGTAATAAGACTTGGTAACGTGACAGAAGAGTGCCTTtccttccgcttccaaaacggtGCCAGAAGCCCTGTGGGGAGAACAGCCTGACTGGGGGACGAGGGCACTGACGGAAGACCAAGGTAGGACCCTTCTCCTCTAGGCTCGCTCCTCGAATGAGAAGCTGCTCGGGTAGCACATTTTCCAGATCTTCCAATGTGAGGAAAAAAGCCCAACTGTTACAACAGGGCTGCTTCCTGCACCCTATGTACTGGCTCTCTATCACACGGAAACTCCCCACCGCTACCCGCTAAGCGCACAGGGGCTCCCGATTCACCCAGGGCACAAACCCCAGTCCTGTGTGCGCTTGCCACTTGCCTGCCCTCCACTTGGCCCAAGGGTGGGGAGAGCGATCCAGTCAAAATGCAGACTCTGGGCAACTCTAGAATGTAGGACATTGGACTCGGTAAACGTATTTTGACAATTACTCACTCTCAGGCTTTTTCTTTACAGTGATGGAGGCACAAAGCTTGAAGCAGGAGGAGGAATTCTGTAACGGGTAATCTGCTGGAGTTTTTTTCCCTCAGATATACTTCTCCAGTTAGGAAAAGATAAAAACTCACTTAACAGGATGGTGTTCTGTTTAGATTTATTGTTCCTGAAAATTAGAAAGTAGCTGAAGATGAACCCAACATGAGTTTGGGTGGAATTCATGCTAATTTATACAAGTGC
This DNA window, taken from Meles meles chromosome 7, mMelMel3.1 paternal haplotype, whole genome shotgun sequence, encodes the following:
- the DUSP16 gene encoding dual specificity protein phosphatase 16 → MAHEMTGTQIVTERLVALLESGTEKVLLIDSRPFVEYNTSHILEAININCSKLMKRRLQQDKVLITELIQHSAKQKVDIDCGQRVVVYDQSSQDVASLSSDCFLTVLLGKLEKSFSSVHLLAGGFAEFSRCFPGLCEGKSALVPTCISQPCLPVANIGPTRILPNLYLGCQRDVLNKELMQQNGISYVLNASNTCPKPDFIPESHFLRVPVNDSFCEKILPWLDKSVDFIEKAKASNGRVLVHCLAGISRSATIAIAYIMKRMDMSLDEAYRFVKEKRPTISPNFNFLGQLLDYEKKIKNQTGASGPKSKLKLLHLEKPHEAIPAVSEGAQKHEPGLSPPCANCAPSEAAGQWPAHPTGAPSPQPSLLEDGPLVQALSGLHLPSGKREDSSKLKRSFSLDIKSLSYSASVAASLHGFPSSEEALEYYKPSASLEGAAKLCQFSPVEEVSEQTPESSPDKEEASLPEKPQPARPPEGPGKRLHTGRTSAGGTAPRPLFSPLQRSGSVEDNRPASFLFGLSASQQHLAKSAAGLGLKGWHSDILAPHTSASSLTGSWYFGPEPPRFCSASAVYGGSGGYSAYSCSQLPTCGDPLYSVRRRQKPSDRADSRRSWHEESPFEKQLKRRSCQMEFGESIMSENRSREELGKVGSQSSFSGSMEIIEVS